A stretch of Burkholderia sp. HI2500 DNA encodes these proteins:
- a CDS encoding LLM class flavin-dependent oxidoreductase, translating into MSKTIRFNAFEMNCVGHQSPGLWAHPRDRSWQYKDLDYWTDLARVLERGIFDAIFIADVIGYYDVYKGSNYHALHQAAQIPVNDPLQLAAPIAMATEHLGIGITASTTFEHPYTFARRLSTADHHTKGRLAWNIVTSYLESGAKNVGDNGLRTHDDRYAVAAEYVEVLYKLFEGSWEDGAVVRDRDGRVFTHPEKVHEIGHKGRFFDVPGYHLCEPSPQRTPVLFQAGASGPGKAFAAQHAECVFVAAPTRPQLARYVADVRAQAAAAGRDASKVLIYNLVTVIVDETDEKAQAKFDEYRKYVSYDGSLVFMSGWTGIDFGQYAPNDPVRRVETNAIVSAVEHLAGGDTAWTIEELAAWGGIGGLGPVFVGSAETVADILQEWVAATDVDGFNLAYAVAHETFEDVVRYLVPELQRRGVYPTGYAQGTLREKLFGGSARLPDEHPAAQYRDIEQVKRDAERVAA; encoded by the coding sequence ATGAGCAAGACCATCCGCTTCAATGCGTTCGAGATGAACTGCGTCGGCCATCAGTCGCCCGGGCTGTGGGCGCATCCGCGCGACCGGTCGTGGCAATACAAGGATCTCGACTACTGGACCGACCTCGCCCGTGTGCTCGAACGCGGGATTTTCGACGCGATCTTCATCGCGGACGTGATCGGCTACTACGACGTCTACAAGGGCAGCAATTACCACGCGCTGCACCAGGCCGCGCAGATCCCGGTCAACGATCCGCTGCAGCTCGCCGCGCCGATCGCGATGGCGACCGAGCATCTCGGCATCGGCATCACTGCATCGACGACGTTCGAGCACCCGTACACGTTCGCACGCCGGCTGTCGACCGCCGACCATCACACGAAGGGCCGGCTCGCGTGGAACATCGTCACGTCCTACCTTGAAAGCGGTGCGAAGAACGTCGGCGACAACGGCCTGCGCACGCACGACGACCGCTATGCGGTCGCGGCCGAATACGTCGAGGTGCTGTACAAGCTGTTCGAGGGCAGCTGGGAAGACGGCGCGGTCGTGCGCGATCGCGACGGCCGCGTGTTCACGCATCCGGAGAAGGTGCACGAGATCGGCCACAAGGGCCGTTTCTTCGACGTGCCCGGCTACCACCTGTGCGAGCCGTCGCCGCAGCGCACGCCGGTGCTGTTCCAGGCCGGCGCGTCCGGCCCCGGCAAGGCGTTCGCGGCGCAGCACGCGGAATGCGTGTTCGTCGCCGCGCCGACGCGCCCGCAGCTCGCGCGCTACGTGGCCGACGTGCGCGCGCAGGCCGCGGCCGCCGGGCGCGACGCGAGCAAGGTCCTGATCTACAACCTCGTCACCGTGATCGTCGACGAGACCGACGAGAAGGCGCAGGCCAAGTTCGACGAATACCGCAAGTACGTATCGTATGACGGGTCGCTGGTGTTCATGTCCGGCTGGACCGGCATCGACTTCGGCCAGTACGCGCCGAACGATCCCGTCCGGCGCGTCGAAACGAATGCGATCGTGTCGGCGGTCGAGCACCTCGCGGGCGGTGACACCGCGTGGACGATCGAGGAACTGGCGGCCTGGGGCGGCATCGGCGGCCTGGGGCCGGTGTTCGTCGGGTCGGCGGAAACCGTCGCGGACATCCTGCAGGAATGGGTCGCCGCCACCGACGTGGACGGCTTCAACCTCGCGTATGCGGTGGCGCACGAAACCTTCGAGGATGTCGTGCGTTATCTCGTGCCCGAGTTGCAACGGCGTGGCGTGTATCCGACCGGCTATGCGCAGGGCACGCTGCGCGAGAAACTGTTCGGCGGGTCGGCGCGGCTGCCGGACGAGCATCCGGCCGCGCAGTATCGCGACATCGAGCAGGTCAAGCGCGATGCCGAGCGGGTAGCCGCCTGA
- a CDS encoding MFS transporter, giving the protein MSSIDLNAVTPVSSPIRSASDVARLINTVDSSVSHARMIVLLALGGVFLDAYDLTTLSYGIDDVAREFGLTPALTGLVGSAIMIGTIFGSLIGGWLTDKIGRYQVFMADMLFFVVAAIAAGLAPNVWVLIGARFVMGLGVGIDLPVAMAFLAEFSKFNGRGNKASRLAAWCPMWYVASSACFLLIFGLYFLLPAEHAGWLWRASLIFGAVPALVIILFRNRFMNESPLWAANQGDLANAARILRESYGIHAHEAEDARRAPSQPPVRIRVLFQRPYLGRTIVASVMNLCIPFEYTAIAFFLPSILSQFLGAGVFETIAASLALNVLFAFTGGLLGMRLAHRHASRHVAIAGFALQFVALVALALAGHPHGALAIGFVLLMLGTWLFAEGFGPGAQMMIYPTLSYPAAIRGTGVGFGRSLCGIGQALALFVLPILQARLGTDMFWVVAISAATPIVFLLIVRYEPTARDIDDDGGV; this is encoded by the coding sequence ATGAGTTCGATCGATCTGAACGCCGTTACACCGGTTTCCTCGCCCATTCGCTCGGCAAGCGACGTCGCGCGCCTGATCAACACGGTGGACAGCTCGGTCAGCCATGCCCGGATGATCGTGCTGCTGGCGCTGGGCGGCGTGTTTCTCGATGCGTACGACCTGACGACGCTGTCCTACGGGATCGACGACGTGGCGCGCGAGTTCGGCCTGACACCGGCACTGACCGGGCTGGTCGGGTCGGCGATCATGATCGGCACGATCTTCGGCAGCCTGATCGGCGGATGGCTGACCGACAAGATCGGCCGCTATCAGGTGTTCATGGCCGACATGCTGTTTTTCGTGGTCGCGGCGATCGCGGCCGGGCTCGCGCCGAACGTGTGGGTGCTGATCGGCGCGCGCTTCGTGATGGGGCTCGGGGTCGGCATCGACCTGCCGGTCGCGATGGCGTTTCTCGCGGAATTCTCGAAGTTCAACGGCCGCGGCAACAAGGCGTCGCGGCTCGCGGCGTGGTGCCCGATGTGGTACGTGGCGTCGTCGGCCTGCTTCCTGCTGATCTTCGGGTTGTATTTCCTGCTGCCCGCCGAGCATGCGGGATGGCTGTGGCGCGCGTCGCTGATCTTCGGTGCGGTGCCGGCGCTCGTCATCATTCTGTTCCGGAACCGGTTCATGAACGAGTCGCCGCTGTGGGCCGCGAACCAGGGTGACCTGGCCAACGCCGCGCGGATTCTGCGCGAGTCGTACGGGATTCATGCGCACGAAGCAGAGGACGCCCGACGCGCGCCGAGCCAGCCGCCCGTGCGCATTCGTGTGCTGTTCCAGCGCCCGTACCTGGGACGCACGATCGTCGCCAGCGTGATGAACCTGTGCATCCCGTTCGAATACACGGCGATCGCGTTCTTCCTGCCGTCGATCCTGTCGCAGTTTCTCGGCGCGGGCGTGTTCGAAACGATCGCGGCGTCGCTGGCGCTGAACGTGCTGTTTGCGTTCACCGGCGGCTTGCTGGGCATGCGCCTTGCCCATCGCCATGCGTCACGCCATGTCGCGATCGCGGGCTTCGCGCTGCAGTTCGTCGCGCTCGTGGCGCTCGCGCTGGCAGGGCATCCGCATGGCGCGCTCGCGATCGGCTTCGTGCTGCTGATGCTGGGCACCTGGCTGTTCGCCGAAGGGTTCGGGCCCGGCGCGCAGATGATGATCTACCCGACGCTGTCGTATCCGGCGGCGATCCGCGGCACCGGCGTCGGCTTCGGGCGTTCGCTGTGCGGCATCGGTCAGGCGCTCGCGCTGTTCGTGCTGCCGATCCTGCAGGCGCGGCTCGGCACGGACATGTTCTGGGTCGTCGCGATCAGCGCCGCCACGCCGATCGTGTTCCTGTTGATCGTGCGTTATGAGCCGACGGCGCGTGATATCGATGATGACGGCGGTGTTTGA
- a CDS encoding aliphatic sulfonate ABC transporter substrate-binding protein, whose amino-acid sequence MKLSWSRAWQSAALVVAAFASLVSVHARAATPAEIRVDYAYYSPESLVIRHFGWLEDEFKADRTSIRWVLSLGSNRALEYLNSGAVDFGSAAGLASVLARANGNPIHTVYVFSRPEWTALVVRKDSPIRSLADLKGKKIAATRGTDPFLFTLRALHTVGLTRDDVEIVNLQHPDGRTALANGQVDAWAGLDPHMAAAQLDDGARLLYRNVAFNTYGFLNVRDAFASQYPQAVTRVLKVYDRARQWIVAHPADTAQIVADESKVSLPVAKLQLQRNDFSDPVPGDTQRAALKAAAPVLTAEQLTKPGVDPAKIVDTLIDPSFARPLVDASR is encoded by the coding sequence ATGAAGCTGTCCTGGTCCCGCGCGTGGCAATCCGCGGCCCTCGTCGTTGCCGCGTTCGCCAGCCTCGTCTCGGTGCACGCACGCGCCGCGACGCCCGCGGAGATCCGCGTCGACTATGCCTACTACTCACCGGAGAGCCTGGTGATCCGCCACTTCGGTTGGCTCGAAGACGAATTCAAGGCCGACCGCACGTCGATTCGCTGGGTGCTGAGCCTGGGCAGCAATCGTGCGCTCGAATACCTGAACAGCGGCGCGGTCGATTTCGGTTCCGCCGCGGGTCTCGCGTCGGTGCTCGCGCGTGCGAACGGCAACCCGATCCATACGGTCTACGTGTTCTCGCGCCCCGAGTGGACCGCGCTGGTGGTCCGCAAGGATTCGCCGATCCGCTCGCTCGCGGACCTGAAGGGCAAGAAAATCGCCGCGACGCGCGGCACCGATCCGTTCCTGTTCACGCTACGCGCGCTGCACACGGTCGGCCTGACCCGCGACGACGTCGAGATCGTCAACCTGCAGCATCCGGACGGGCGCACCGCGCTTGCGAACGGCCAGGTCGATGCGTGGGCCGGCCTCGATCCGCACATGGCCGCGGCCCAGCTCGACGACGGCGCGCGCCTGCTCTATCGCAATGTCGCGTTCAACACCTATGGCTTCCTGAACGTCCGCGACGCGTTCGCCAGCCAGTATCCGCAGGCGGTCACGCGCGTGCTGAAGGTCTACGATCGCGCGCGCCAGTGGATCGTCGCGCATCCGGCCGACACCGCGCAGATCGTCGCCGACGAATCGAAGGTGTCGCTGCCGGTGGCGAAACTGCAGCTGCAGCGCAACGACTTCAGCGATCCCGTTCCGGGCGACACCCAGCGAGCGGCGCTGAAGGCGGCCGCCCCCGTATTGACGGCCGAACAGCTGACCAAGCCCGGAGTCGATCCCGCGAAGATCGTCGATACGCTGATCGATCCGTCGTTCGCGCGCCCGCTCGTCGACGCATCGCGCTGA
- a CDS encoding ABC transporter permease, with translation MTDTAARDDTLAPRRPASPPAGRRDPLRRWRIAGLALPFAALALLEVVVRQGWLPNHLVPAPSEILDTLARLGVTRVARHVGASTLRVAAGFAAGAGLALVVGAAMGLSRRIDALFEPTFQALRAIPSLAWVPVLLLWLGIDEAPKITLIAIGAFFPVHLAVVAGIRDVDRKLVELGAVYRLGPFVLFRRILLPAALPQIVTGLRTGLSLAWMFMVAAELIAATRGLGFLLSDGRETGRPDLVFGAILLLALLGKLTDGAMARIESRWLGWRDAFDHTPRKGSA, from the coding sequence ATGACCGACACCGCCGCCCGCGACGACACGCTCGCGCCCCGCCGCCCCGCTTCGCCGCCCGCTGGCCGGCGCGATCCGCTTCGCCGGTGGCGGATCGCGGGCCTCGCGCTGCCGTTCGCGGCGCTCGCGTTGCTGGAGGTCGTCGTGCGGCAGGGCTGGCTGCCGAATCATCTCGTCCCCGCACCGAGCGAGATTCTCGACACGCTCGCCCGCCTCGGCGTCACGCGCGTGGCGCGCCATGTCGGCGCGAGTACGCTGCGGGTCGCGGCGGGGTTTGCGGCGGGCGCCGGACTCGCGCTCGTCGTCGGCGCGGCGATGGGCCTGAGCCGCCGGATCGACGCGCTGTTCGAACCGACGTTCCAGGCGCTGCGCGCGATTCCGTCGCTCGCATGGGTGCCGGTGTTGCTGCTGTGGCTCGGCATCGACGAAGCACCGAAGATCACGCTGATCGCCATCGGCGCGTTCTTCCCGGTCCACCTCGCGGTGGTCGCCGGCATTCGCGACGTCGACCGCAAGCTCGTCGAACTCGGCGCGGTGTACCGGCTCGGCCCGTTCGTGCTGTTCCGCCGCATCCTGCTGCCGGCCGCGCTGCCGCAGATCGTCACCGGCTTGCGCACCGGCCTCAGCCTCGCGTGGATGTTCATGGTGGCCGCGGAGCTGATCGCGGCCACGCGCGGGCTCGGCTTCCTGTTGAGCGACGGCCGCGAAACCGGCCGCCCGGATCTCGTGTTCGGGGCGATCCTGCTGCTGGCGCTGCTCGGCAAGCTGACCGACGGCGCGATGGCGCGCATCGAGTCGCGCTGGCTCGGCTGGCGCGATGCATTCGACCACACGCCACGTAAAGGGTCGGCATGA
- a CDS encoding ABC transporter ATP-binding protein, whose product MSIRSSAHTAARTATPLLDVRITRKLYGDRTILADVPLQVARGEIVCVVGPSGCGKSTLLRIVAGLDTDFRGSVKLGGVALDGPSPRAGVIFQEPRLLPWLSIADNVGFAAGPRGGREPAVARLLDEVGLAGVARQLPATLSGGMAQRAAIARGLFGEPDLLLLDEPFSAVDAITRMRLQTLLLDVVARHRTAAIVVTHDLDEALYLGDRVLMLAPNPGRIDDEIHVGVARPRDRRDPTLAVLRARLLDAFQQLQDRADETTRRPRDLQASEA is encoded by the coding sequence ATGAGCATACGTTCTTCCGCACACACGGCGGCGCGCACCGCGACACCGCTGCTCGACGTGCGCATCACCCGCAAGCTTTACGGCGATCGCACGATCCTCGCCGATGTCCCGCTGCAGGTTGCGCGCGGCGAGATCGTCTGCGTGGTCGGCCCGAGTGGTTGCGGCAAGAGCACGCTGCTGCGGATCGTCGCCGGCCTCGATACGGATTTCCGCGGCAGCGTGAAGCTGGGCGGCGTCGCACTCGACGGCCCGTCCCCGCGCGCCGGTGTGATCTTCCAGGAGCCGCGGCTGCTGCCGTGGCTATCGATCGCGGACAACGTCGGCTTTGCGGCCGGCCCGCGCGGCGGCCGCGAGCCGGCCGTCGCACGGCTGCTCGACGAAGTCGGCCTGGCCGGGGTCGCCCGGCAACTGCCGGCCACGTTGTCGGGGGGAATGGCGCAGCGTGCGGCGATCGCGCGCGGGCTGTTCGGCGAGCCCGACCTGCTGCTGCTCGACGAACCGTTCAGCGCGGTCGATGCGATCACCCGGATGCGGTTGCAGACGCTGCTGCTCGATGTCGTCGCGCGGCACCGGACGGCCGCGATCGTCGTCACGCACGATCTGGACGAAGCGTTGTATCTCGGCGATCGCGTGCTGATGCTCGCGCCCAATCCGGGCCGCATCGACGACGAGATCCACGTCGGGGTCGCCCGGCCGCGCGATCGGCGCGACCCGACGCTGGCCGTGCTGCGCGCGCGGCTGCTGGACGCATTCCAGCAGCTTCAGGATCGTGCCGACGAGACGACGCGCCGACCGCGCGACCTTCAGGCCTCCGAAGCCTGA
- a CDS encoding OsmC family protein encodes MTTLNDYLEQKRDAWLAKKEAARSNPELKATPLKATVRALGRSGVREIRIRDFQVISDSPPDFAGYNLGPASPELQLGVLGSCLTHITLIQAAERGLKIDSIEVEVTGDQHPLAQQPGFEHVPVFPHNLRYTLDIVSPEPPETIRALHQAVEAICPIFNLLRLPQTIDGELRHTHG; translated from the coding sequence ATGACGACACTGAACGACTATCTCGAACAAAAGCGCGACGCGTGGCTCGCGAAAAAGGAAGCCGCCCGCAGCAATCCCGAACTCAAGGCGACCCCGCTGAAAGCGACCGTGCGCGCGCTGGGCCGCAGCGGCGTGCGGGAGATCCGCATTCGCGACTTCCAGGTGATCAGCGACAGCCCGCCCGATTTCGCGGGCTATAACCTCGGGCCGGCGTCGCCGGAGCTGCAGCTCGGCGTGCTCGGCAGTTGCCTGACGCACATCACGCTGATCCAGGCAGCGGAGCGCGGCCTGAAGATCGACTCGATCGAGGTCGAGGTGACCGGCGACCAGCATCCGCTCGCGCAGCAACCGGGGTTCGAGCATGTGCCGGTGTTCCCGCACAACCTTCGCTATACGCTCGATATCGTCTCGCCCGAACCGCCGGAGACGATTCGGGCACTGCATCAGGCGGTCGAGGCCATCTGCCCGATCTTCAACCTGCTGAGACTGCCGCAGACGATCGACGGCGAGTTGCGGCATACGCACGGTTGA
- a CDS encoding methyl-accepting chemotaxis protein: MRKQLTIRGGLVATIAGYTVLLVLVVGASIAALYMGNGSLEAMYRDDTASLLHLKTSSERMLVLRERMSDVAQIISAGHSAKEEIAKLRTLLKQSNDELDAYAGLHARNADEQALFDTLQNRRRALLDRVFLKALSQLDGDDGFGFLDTQRTAPPELFAAYQEAIDALEAFQVARERARYEAAGVQFHRIVWGMAAVAAFALVVGFLAQRVLAKAIIEPIKLAVGQFEKISTGDLTGTVVVPGENEMAYLLHALKRMQDGLVDTVNQVRTSTETIVGDVRTIASGNVDLSARTEQQAVSLQQAAASVEQLTAAVRQNADNARDARTYVEGAAGIASRGGEAMQRVVETMSAISLSSTRISGIVGVIESIAFQTNILALNAAVEAARAGEQGRGFAVVATEVRGLAQRCASAAKEIRELIGHSAQRVEDGSGLVALAGSAMAELVAAVERVNTIMNETGQAFEEQASGIEQVNAAVIQMEQTMQRNAALVEEAAAAALSLDEQGARLSAAVAQFRLRDEALA; this comes from the coding sequence ATGCGAAAACAACTCACTATCCGTGGTGGCCTCGTCGCGACCATCGCCGGCTATACCGTGCTGCTCGTGCTGGTGGTCGGCGCGAGCATCGCGGCCCTCTATATGGGCAACGGTTCGCTCGAGGCGATGTACCGCGACGACACCGCGTCGCTGCTGCACCTGAAGACCAGCTCCGAGCGGATGCTCGTGCTGCGCGAACGCATGAGCGACGTCGCGCAGATCATCAGCGCCGGCCACTCGGCCAAGGAAGAGATCGCGAAACTCCGCACGCTCCTCAAGCAGAGCAACGACGAACTGGATGCCTATGCGGGGCTGCACGCGCGCAACGCCGACGAGCAGGCGCTGTTCGACACGCTGCAGAATCGCCGTCGGGCGTTGCTCGACCGCGTGTTCCTGAAGGCGCTCTCGCAACTCGACGGCGACGACGGCTTCGGCTTCCTCGACACGCAGCGTACCGCGCCGCCCGAGCTGTTCGCCGCCTACCAGGAGGCGATCGATGCGCTCGAGGCGTTCCAGGTCGCGCGCGAAAGGGCGCGCTACGAGGCGGCCGGCGTGCAGTTCCACCGGATCGTGTGGGGGATGGCGGCGGTCGCGGCCTTCGCACTCGTCGTCGGCTTCCTTGCGCAGCGCGTGCTCGCGAAGGCGATCATCGAGCCGATCAAGCTCGCGGTCGGCCAGTTCGAGAAGATCTCGACAGGCGACCTGACCGGAACGGTCGTGGTGCCCGGCGAGAACGAGATGGCCTATCTGCTGCATGCACTGAAGCGGATGCAGGACGGCCTCGTCGACACCGTGAACCAGGTGCGCACGAGCACGGAGACGATCGTCGGCGACGTCCGGACGATCGCGAGCGGCAACGTCGACCTGTCGGCGCGCACCGAGCAGCAGGCCGTCTCGCTGCAACAGGCGGCGGCGAGCGTCGAGCAACTGACGGCGGCCGTGCGCCAGAACGCGGACAACGCGCGCGATGCGCGCACCTATGTCGAAGGCGCGGCCGGCATCGCGTCGCGCGGCGGCGAGGCGATGCAGCGCGTGGTGGAGACAATGTCGGCGATTTCGCTCAGTTCCACGCGGATCTCCGGGATCGTCGGCGTGATCGAAAGCATCGCATTCCAGACCAACATCCTCGCGTTGAATGCTGCCGTCGAAGCCGCACGCGCCGGCGAGCAGGGGCGCGGCTTCGCGGTCGTCGCGACGGAAGTGCGCGGGCTCGCGCAGCGTTGCGCGTCGGCGGCGAAGGAGATCCGCGAACTGATTGGCCATTCCGCGCAGCGTGTCGAAGACGGCAGCGGGCTCGTCGCACTGGCCGGTTCGGCGATGGCCGAGCTCGTCGCGGCGGTCGAGCGCGTCAATACGATCATGAACGAAACCGGCCAGGCGTTCGAGGAGCAGGCGTCGGGCATCGAGCAGGTGAACGCCGCGGTCATCCAGATGGAGCAGACGATGCAGCGCAACGCCGCGCTGGTCGAGGAGGCCGCGGCCGCGGCGCTGTCGCTCGATGAACAGGGCGCGCGGCTGAGTGCGGCGGTTGCGCAGTTCCGTCTGCGTGACGAGGCGCTCGCCTGA
- a CDS encoding VOC family protein, translating to MARFQPDGWHTVTPRIVVPDPENLIEFIRTVFHAQGEYRPGLPAEIRIGDSVVMISGEDGLREPMPAFLYVYVEDADLTYRRALAAGATTLEAPADMPYGDRRAMVQDPWGNRWQIATHQRDLSVDEIRSRLTNGG from the coding sequence ATGGCCAGGTTCCAGCCCGATGGATGGCATACCGTCACGCCCCGGATCGTCGTGCCTGATCCTGAAAACCTGATCGAATTCATCCGAACGGTATTTCACGCACAGGGCGAGTACCGCCCGGGGCTGCCCGCGGAAATCAGGATCGGTGATTCCGTCGTGATGATCAGCGGGGAAGATGGCCTGCGTGAGCCGATGCCGGCATTCCTGTACGTGTATGTCGAGGATGCCGACCTGACCTACCGGCGGGCGCTTGCAGCGGGTGCGACTACGCTCGAAGCCCCCGCCGACATGCCATACGGCGACAGGCGGGCGATGGTGCAGGATCCGTGGGGGAATCGATGGCAGATCGCAACGCATCAGCGCGACCTGTCGGTTGACGAGATTCGTTCGAGGCTGACGAACGGCGGCTAG
- a CDS encoding formylglycine-generating enzyme family protein, whose product MENIEYPSETLDLPMVQVPAGTIALRDDRIGRTWCVELRRFAIGRYPVTQAQYAAVTGLSPSSHGGAHCPVENVSWLDAVRFCNRLSTADGLSCGYEIDEDGTSASPIPGSSGYRLPTEAEWEYACRAGTQGSRYGELDAIAWYRDNSGGRTHDVGRKQPNGWGLHDMLGNVWEWCADQYDPAVYGSYRVFRGGGWADVERGCLATNRRRSHPTFAIDDLGFRVARSLDAGDGRLVTAVRGSPGD is encoded by the coding sequence ATGGAGAACATCGAATATCCGTCTGAAACACTCGATCTGCCGATGGTGCAGGTTCCCGCCGGGACCATCGCATTGAGGGACGACCGGATCGGCCGCACCTGGTGCGTCGAATTGCGACGCTTTGCGATTGGCCGCTATCCGGTGACGCAGGCGCAATATGCGGCGGTAACGGGCCTGTCGCCGTCGTCGCATGGCGGAGCGCACTGCCCGGTGGAAAACGTATCGTGGCTCGATGCCGTCCGGTTCTGCAACCGGCTGTCGACGGCCGACGGTCTGTCTTGCGGTTACGAAATCGACGAAGACGGCACGAGCGCCTCCCCGATTCCCGGCAGCAGCGGCTACCGGCTGCCCACCGAAGCGGAGTGGGAGTACGCGTGCCGCGCGGGAACACAGGGCTCGCGGTATGGCGAACTCGATGCCATCGCGTGGTACCGGGACAATTCCGGCGGCCGCACGCACGACGTCGGCCGGAAACAGCCCAATGGCTGGGGGCTGCACGACATGCTGGGCAACGTGTGGGAGTGGTGCGCGGATCAGTACGACCCGGCGGTCTACGGTTCGTATCGCGTGTTTCGCGGCGGGGGCTGGGCCGATGTCGAACGGGGCTGCCTGGCGACGAATCGCCGTCGCAGTCATCCGACCTTTGCAATCGACGATCTGGGGTTTCGCGTTGCGCGGTCGCTTGATGCGGGGGACGGGCGACTCGTGACCGCGGTGCGTGGATCGCCCGGAGATTGA
- a CDS encoding AAA family ATPase, with the protein MQTAKSFHATASDDAVLLHMVCGKIASGKSTLVARLASAGPVVSISEDAWLAQLYPGEILSIDDYVRCAKRVGHVMADQARAVLQAGVSVVLDVPFNTVAARAWGLAVSRAAGRGHRLHYLDVSDGVCKARLHARNARGDHPFQASDAEFERITRHFVAPAATEGLNIVAYDEAGSVRLSS; encoded by the coding sequence ATGCAGACAGCGAAATCATTTCATGCGACGGCATCGGACGATGCCGTGTTGCTCCACATGGTATGCGGCAAGATCGCGTCCGGAAAATCGACGCTCGTCGCGCGACTCGCGAGCGCCGGGCCGGTCGTTTCGATCAGCGAGGACGCGTGGCTCGCGCAGCTCTATCCGGGCGAGATCCTGTCGATCGACGACTATGTCCGGTGCGCGAAGCGCGTCGGCCACGTGATGGCCGATCAGGCTCGCGCGGTACTGCAGGCCGGTGTGTCGGTGGTGCTCGATGTGCCGTTCAACACCGTCGCCGCGCGTGCATGGGGGCTCGCCGTTTCTCGGGCCGCCGGCCGTGGCCATCGACTGCATTACCTGGACGTCAGCGATGGCGTTTGCAAGGCGCGGCTGCACGCACGCAATGCGCGAGGCGACCATCCGTTCCAGGCGTCGGATGCCGAGTTCGAACGGATCACGCGGCACTTCGTCGCGCCGGCTGCGACGGAAGGGCTGAACATCGTCGCTTATGACGAAGCCGGTTCCGTCAGGCTCTCTTCGTAA
- a CDS encoding thioesterase II family protein: protein MRLICFPYAGGSAAVYRALQTLLPGIEVRGHELAGRGGRLSEPAIRDMSTLVDTLLRDLDNCFDRPFALLGHSMGAAIAAELALRLPAHARPNLRHLFVSARAAPGQERHDRRMQALDDRAFIDALREMGGTPKAVLDNGELMALLMPALRADFTLIENHRPVPGPRLAVDITAFAGRGDNEVPVDAVAGWGAATTGRFDFHVIDGDHFFLRNEMRTMAGVIAARMRRAEHAASSALQA from the coding sequence ATGCGTCTGATCTGTTTTCCGTATGCGGGCGGCTCGGCCGCCGTCTACCGCGCGCTGCAAACCTTGTTGCCCGGCATCGAAGTGCGCGGTCATGAACTTGCCGGCCGAGGCGGCCGCCTGTCCGAGCCTGCCATCCGAGACATGTCGACGCTGGTCGACACGTTGCTGCGCGACCTGGACAACTGCTTCGATCGTCCCTTCGCGCTGCTCGGACACAGCATGGGCGCGGCGATTGCGGCCGAACTGGCCCTGCGACTTCCCGCCCACGCACGACCGAACCTGCGGCATCTGTTCGTGAGCGCGCGTGCCGCACCGGGCCAGGAGCGCCACGATCGGCGCATGCAGGCGCTGGATGATCGCGCCTTCATCGATGCGCTGCGCGAGATGGGCGGCACACCGAAAGCGGTGCTGGACAACGGCGAACTGATGGCGCTGCTGATGCCGGCGCTGCGTGCGGATTTCACGCTGATCGAAAACCACCGGCCCGTGCCCGGGCCCAGGCTGGCGGTGGATATCACCGCATTCGCGGGCCGGGGGGACAACGAGGTCCCCGTCGATGCCGTTGCGGGCTGGGGCGCCGCGACGACCGGGCGCTTCGATTTTCACGTCATCGATGGAGATCATTTCTTTCTGAGAAACGAAATGCGGACGATGGCCGGCGTCATCGCGGCGCGCATGCGGCGCGCGGAACACGCCGCGTCGAGCGCACTGCAGGCATGA